The following is a genomic window from Flavobacterium sp..
AGCTTTAATGCTAATTTCCAACCTATGTTTAAATACCAAATCAATACCTTTAATCAGAATTCTAGTAATTTCAAACCTTATTTCATTGGTTTGTATTCTGGAATTAGTTTTAGTTTTTAAGCTTGCGAAAAGTAAGTTTAAATTTTTTAGTTAAGTTGTTTCGTTTCTAGTTAAAACGAAACTGAGAAAGTCCAAATTCGTTTGGACTTTTTTATTTTAAATCGTTTTCCAATGGTTCTAAAATTAACTGACGTACTTGCTTCTTAATATCGTTTTTATCTTCTAAAGTTTTACCTTTCGTTTCAATTATTGGATAAATCTTAGCGCGCATTTTTCCGGGACTTCCACTGAAAAAAGTATAGGAAAAACGTTTTTTATTGTCAAAAAATACCATTGGAACTATTGGTAAGCCGTGTTCAATTGCAATTCTGAAAGCACCATCTTTAAATTCATCTAACACAATATGTTCTTCAGGCACACCACCTTCTGGAAAAATACAAATACTCAAGCCTTGCTGAATTCTTTTTTGAGCGCGTTCAAAAACAGCATATCTACTTTTACTGCTGCTTCTATCTACCAAAATACAAACGCGTTTATAAATAAATCCAAAAATCGGAATATTTGCTAATTCTTTTTTTCCAACAAATACAAATGGATGATTTTTAACTGCAATTAACATCAACATGATATCGGTCATCGAAGTATGATTGGCTACTAACATATAGCTTTTCCCTTCCTCAAAAACATCATCGCCTTCAATAGAATAATTAAAACCCATTCCAATTAAAATAATCTTAGACCACAACCTTGCTATTTTAAAAAATAGTGGATAGGTTTTCTCACTTAAAATAGTGGCAAAAATAAATGGAAATAATACTATAATTGGAACTAAAACCAAGATATAAAACCAAATTCGGTATAATAAAGTAAGTGGGTATTTTAAAAATTTCATCGGTTTTAAACTATTAGAATTTCAAAAGTAATGATTTTAATAAAACTTAGCCGTTTTACTTTTCCCTTTTTGCATTATGGTTTACATTTGCAAAAATAAGTTTAACAATGGCAAAAATTTTAACCGGAGTTCAAAGTACAGGAACGCCACACTTAGGAAATTTATTAGGAGCAATTTTACCTGCTATTCAAATGGCAGCAAATCCTGATAATCAATCGTTTCTTTTTATTGCCGATTTGCATTCGATTACGCAAATCAAAAATGGCAATGAATTAAGACAAAACACCTACAGTACAGCGGCTACTTGGCTTGCTTGTGGTTTAGATACTACTAAAGTTATTTTCTATCGTCAATCTGATGTGCCTCAAACAGCGGAATTATCTTGGTATTTAAGTTGTTTCTTTCCGTTTCAACGATTAACATTAGCGCATTCGTTCAAAGATAAAGCAGATCGATTAGAAGATGTAAATGCTGGATTATTTACTTATCCAATGCTAATGGCGGCCGATATCTTATTATATGATGCCAATATTGTTCCGGTGGGAAAAGATCAAATGCAGCATCTTGAAATTACTCGTGATGTAGCTTCGCGTTTTAACCACCAAATGGGTGAAACTTTTGTATTACCTGAAGGAAAAACAAGTGAAGAAACTATGTATGTTCCGGGAACTGATGGCCAAAAAATGAGTAAATCGAGAAATAATTTCATTAATATTTTTGTAGACGATAAAGCGCTTCGCAAACAAATTATGGGAATTCAAACCGATAGTACACCGCTTGAAGAACCAAAAAATCCAGACACTTGTAATTGTTTTGCATTATACAAATTGTTAGCGACACCCGAACAAACGGAAGTAATGAAAGCTAATTATTTAGCTGGAAATTACGGCTACGGTCACGCAAAACAAGCTTTATTTGAATTGATTGTAGAAAAGTTTGCCACCGAAAGAGAAAAATACAATTACTACATCAACAACCTAGAAGAAGTTGATAGATTATTACTTGAAGGTGCCGCAAAAGCAGGGGAAGTAGCTAATGGTGTTTTAAAAAGAGTGAGAGAGAAGTTGGGATATTAAAAACTCAAAGTTCATTAAAGAATAAAACCTCAAAGTTTAGACTTCTAAACTTTGAGGTTTTATTCTTTAATGATTTTTTCTATTTTCCATTTATCCTCTTTTTGTGAAAAATTACAAAATACGTTATAGTGATAATACATTTTATTACATTGAAAATAAGCTTTTCCGTTTTTGTGAATTAAAACCCTACTCAAACCAGAAAGTGGAAGATATTCATTATTTCTTACACTACCTTCAAAAGTGTCTTTGTAAGATACTAAAAACAACATCAATATTTGATTTTTCAAATTCCTTTACATTTAATTTTCGCTGAGGTAATGAATCAAATTCATACTTTAAATCTTGATCTAATGATGCATTTACCGAAAGTAACGTGTCAATAACAGCGTATTTATATTTTTTGAATTCATCTATTTTTTTGATAGAAGTTACAATTTTTTGTTTTAATTCTAACTTAAAAGTAATCCAATCCTCATCTCGTTTCTTATTTAATTGTTGAATCTTTTCTTTAGAAAATTTTAAACTATCAATTTCTAAAGGTGGAGGAAGAAAATTGTTTTCATTTTGATTTAATTCATGTTTTGCAATTTCTGGTAACACATCGCACAAAACTTCCGCTTCTAATTGTTCATAGGTTTTTTCTTTCTCGGCACAAGAAAACAACATTAATGAAATTAATAAAATTGTAGTATATCTCATAAAATTATTCTTTTATGATTTCTTTAACTACCCATTTATTATTCACTTTCTCTGAAACTACTTCAATTGAATAAGGCAAACAACCAAATGGATAAAGTTTAAAAAAAGCTTTTGTTTTCTTATCATCAAACAAAACTCGAGTAACGCTTGACAACGCTTTAATTTCAGAATCCTTTATAAATTCACCCCAGATAGCAATAGTATCATTTTCAAAAAATTTAACTTTGAGCGTTGAGTCTAATAATTCATTTGGTCGAAATTTTCTTTCCATTAAACTATCAATAGCAATATTATTTCTATTGATAGTTTTAAATTCTGATTTATTGATTGAAAACATCAGAAAATTTAAACCAACATGTATTTTGTGTTTCTCTCGAACTAATTTTTTAATTTCATCCGTTTGCCTTTCGATATCCTTAATAATGAAATCATTATCTAAAATAATTTTTGTTGAATCCGAACTTGGTGGAGGTGGAGGTGGCAAATTAATTTGAATAAATGGATATATAACTTCCGGTAACACATCGCACAAAACTTCCGCTTCTAATTCTTCATAGGTTTTTTCTTTCTCGGCACAAGAAAGTATAAAGAAAGAAAAAAATGTAAGTAGGATTAGTTTTTGCATAAATCTGAATTTATAAAATCAACAACAAAAACTAAGCCGAATTTCTACTTGCGTTAATATTTCCAAACAACGAGCGTGTTACTATTTTTTCATAAACGGCAATTAACTTTTCGTCTGGAGTTGGGCTTTCTCGTAACGCTTTAATTTTTAACAACGCATATTGTTGAATCGTTAATAAAGGAACCACCATTTTTTCACGCATTTCTATGGAAGCTTTTCCATCGGGATAGTTTTCCATTAATTCTTTGAAACCTGAAATTTTTAACAACAAGCGTTTGGTTTCTAAATATTCATTGTGAATTATGGTCCAAAAAGCACCAAATTCTGCATCGTTCTTCATATAAGCCGTTAGTGGAAAAAACGATTTGCTCAACGCCATCATACTGTTTTCTAGCAACGTTCTGAAAAATAATGAATGTTGGTATAAGTCACTTACTTCATGCCAACGGTTTTGTTCTTCAAAGTATTTTAAAGCAGTTCCCACACCAAAAAAACCAGGCACATTTTGCTTCAACTGACTCCAAGAACCTACAAACGGAATCGCTCGTAAATCATCTAAATTCAATTTGGCTTCTGCTTTTCTTTTGGATGGTCGGCTTCCGATATTCGTTTTTGCGTAATAATTCAACGTACTCATTTTTTCCAAATAAGGCACAAACAAAGGATGATTTTTAAAATCAATATATTTCTTAAAACTGATTTCTGCTAGTTGTTCTAAAATTGCATTTTCAGAAAGCGTTAATTCGTTTTGGTTGGTATTAAAAACCTGATTTTTCGCACCCGCACTGACTAAATTCTCTAAATTGTAGCGACAAGAATCCAAGGTTCCAAAATTAGAACTAATGGTTTGTCCTTGCACCGTTAATTGCAATTGCTGACTTTCAATTTTTGGTCCTAACGAAGCATAAAACTGATGTGTTTTTCCACCACCACGCGCTGGAGGT
Proteins encoded in this region:
- a CDS encoding lysophospholipid acyltransferase family protein: MKFLKYPLTLLYRIWFYILVLVPIIVLFPFIFATILSEKTYPLFFKIARLWSKIILIGMGFNYSIEGDDVFEEGKSYMLVANHTSMTDIMLMLIAVKNHPFVFVGKKELANIPIFGFIYKRVCILVDRSSSKSRYAVFERAQKRIQQGLSICIFPEGGVPEEHIVLDEFKDGAFRIAIEHGLPIVPMVFFDNKKRFSYTFFSGSPGKMRAKIYPIIETKGKTLEDKNDIKKQVRQLILEPLENDLK
- the trpS gene encoding tryptophan--tRNA ligase, whose translation is MAKILTGVQSTGTPHLGNLLGAILPAIQMAANPDNQSFLFIADLHSITQIKNGNELRQNTYSTAATWLACGLDTTKVIFYRQSDVPQTAELSWYLSCFFPFQRLTLAHSFKDKADRLEDVNAGLFTYPMLMAADILLYDANIVPVGKDQMQHLEITRDVASRFNHQMGETFVLPEGKTSEETMYVPGTDGQKMSKSRNNFINIFVDDKALRKQIMGIQTDSTPLEEPKNPDTCNCFALYKLLATPEQTEVMKANYLAGNYGYGHAKQALFELIVEKFATEREKYNYYINNLEEVDRLLLEGAAKAGEVANGVLKRVREKLGY